A segment of the Deltaproteobacteria bacterium genome:
CGCCCACGACCGTGCCTCGGCCCACCGTGATGCGGCCGAGCACCGTGGCACCCGCGTAAATGATCACGTCGTCCTCGATGATCGGATGCCGCGGGATCCCCTTCACCAGGTGCCCCTTCTCGTCGGCGGGAAAGCTCTTCGCGCCCAGCGTCACGCCCTGGTAGAGCCGGACGCGCTCGCCGATCACGGCCGTCTCTCCGATCACCACGCCCGTACCGTGATCGATGAAGAAGCGCTCGCCGATCGTCGCCCCCGGATGAATGTCGATCCCGGTGATGCTGTGGGCGTGCTCGGCGATCATGCGCGGCAGGAGCGGCACGCCCAGACGCTGTAGCTCGTGGGCGATGCGGTAGTTCGTGATGGCGAGCAGCCCCGGGTAGCAGAAGATGATCTCTGCCGGCGAGGGAGCTGCCGGGTCCCCCTGGAAGGCCGCCTCTACGTCCAGGCCGAGCAGGCGCTGTACCTCGGGGAGTCGCGCGAGAAAGGTGTGCGTGACCTCCTGCGCCCGTTCGTCGCAGCGCTTGGGGTCGTACGGCTCCTGGCACGAGAAGGCGAGCCCTCGCCGCACCTGAAGCCGCAGGTTCCGCTGCACCCGGTCCAGCGTGTAGCCCAGGTGGTAGCGCAGCGTGGCGGGCCGCGCCTCCGCCGTACCGAAGTATCCGGGGAAGAGCACCGCCCGCAGCGCCTCGACGAGGTGCACGACCCCGTCCCGCGACGGAACGGGCTCGTGCGTCTCCTCGGCCGAGCGCATGAGGCCCGGGGGAGTGTGCGAGAGGGACTCCACGATCGACGCCAGCTCGGCCCCTTTCCCGACCGGTCCCTCCTCGGCCGGGAAACCCGATCCCGCCCCCTCGTGCATCAGGCGTCCTCGAAGAGCCAGGTGCTGAGGTAGCGCTCACCCGTGGACGGCAGCACGGTGACGATCAGCTTGCCCTTGTTCTCCGGTCGCCGCGCCACCTGCACCGCCGCCCACACGGCGGCCCCCGAGGAGATGCCCGCGAGAATGCCCTCCTCCTTGGCCAGGCGCCGCGCGAACTGGCCCGCGTCCTCGTGGCCGACCTGAATCACCTCGTCCACGAGGTCCATGCGCAGGATCTCTGGCACGAAGCCGGCCCCGATCCCCTGGATCTTGTGCGGCCCGGGCGCCCCGCCCGACAGGACCGGCGAGCCCGTCGGCTCGACGGCGATGGCCTTGAAGGACGGGCGCCGCGGCTTGATCACCTCGGCCACCCCCGTGATGGTTCCACCCGTCCCCACCCCCGAGATGAGGAAGTCCACCTTGCCGTCGGTGTCCTTCCAGATCTCCTCGGCCGTCGTCTTGCGATGCACGTCGGGGTTCGCCGGGTTCTTGAACTGCTGGGGCATGAAGTAGGTGCGGTCGGCGTCCGCCATCTCCTGGGCCTTCCGGATCGCCCCGGGCATCCCCTCGGCACCCGGCGTCAGGACCAGCTCGGCGCCGAAGATCTTGAGCAGCTTGCGCCGCTCCAGGCTCATGGTCTCGGGCATCACCAGCGTGCAGCGGTAGCCCTTCGCCGCCGCCACGAACGCCAGCGCGATGCCGGTATTGCCGCTCGTCGGTTCGAGGATGCGCATGTCGCGGGACAGCCGCCCATCCCGCTCCGCCGCCTCGATCATCGCGAGTCCGATCCGGTCCTTGACGCTCGAACACGGGTTGAAGGACTCGAGCTTCGCCACCACCTCCGCATGACATCCTTCGGTGAGCCGATTGAGGCGCACGAGAGGAGTCCGCCCGATCAGGTCCGCGATGCTGCTCGCCACGTTCATCCTGCTCTCCTTTGCTAGTCCTGTGCCCTGAGGGAGCCCCGGGGAGCCAAAGCCCCGGGAGCGCCATTGTAGAGCCATTGGCGGGCGAACGCCGCAAGGAAAAGGCCCGGATGAGCAGCGGGCGAGAGGGGCGAGAGGGCGAGACGACGCGAACCGGGCTACTGGGCTACGCAGAGCCCGTTACGGCAGACCGGGTCGGGCACCAAGCGACATGGATAGGCGGGGCACATCAGCCGCACCGCCGCGCACTGCGCATCCCACGAGGCCTGGTTGGCGGTCGCCGTGGTCACGTTCAGCACGGCCGTCGGGCAGACCGTGCAGTAGCACTCGCCCGGGCTCGTCACGGGGCGATCGAAGGCGGTCCAGGTGCAGTCGGTATCCTTGGCGCACGAGAGCGGCGCCGGGGCGCTCTTCTTCACGCGCAGATAGAACTGGCTGCCAACCATCGTGCGTCCGCCGTCTCGCGTGGTTCGGGCCAGGCCGGCCACGATGACGCCGTCCCGCGTGAGCAGCGCCTCGTTCGCCTTCTGGAGCTGCTCCGGCGTGGCTCCCGCCGCGCGAAGATCGAGAGCGCTGAAGTCCATGGTGAGCGTCGAGTTGAGGCGCGGCCCATGGAGGTTGAAGCACGGGGCCTTGATGCAGCGGATCCCGTTGTCGGTCATGCGCCGAAAGATCCCCGTCGGCGCGTTGGCGCTGGCCGCTCGCCACCCCTCGGAGGCCTTGAACTGGCCGAGCACCCAGGACCCGCCCCCGGAGCCGTAGGTGTGCGCCACCACGCGTCCGCGCAAAAGGCCGCGCCCCGAGGCCACTTCCGCCTCGAAGCTCGCCGCGTCGCTCGCCGAGAGGCCCAGCGCCGAGAGCTCCAGCTCCGCCGCGTAGCACTCGGCGGCGTAGACTCCGTCGTGACAGCGCGTGGTGGTGCGGTTCAGGCGCTTCACGAAGTAGCCCCCGCAGAGCGGCGACATGCACTTGCGGAAGTCCCGCCGCACCGAGAAGTAGGTCGACGTGGAGTAGAGACTGTCGTCCTTGCCGTCGGCGCCCGTGAGCGCATCCGCCTCGAGCTGATCCTGGTCCGCGGGCTCCGATTCCGTCGCCCCGCAGCCCGCCATCGCCAGCCCGCCCACCAGGCAGGCCGCCCACCCGATCATTCGCCATGCACGCATGAAACCCTCCGGTTGGTCGCCGCCGGGGCTTCTCCCACGAACAACGACCGATGTCAACGCGCAGCGTCAACGTGACTCGGCCCCGGGGATCCCTCAGCGCGCCGGTCGCACCGCGTCCTCGAGGCCGCCGGCCGGAGGCGCACCGAGGAGCTGCTGCTCCCCCATGGCATTGAAGGCCTCCAGGCTCTGGCAGGCCACGCCGATCGTCCCCACCGCCTCGGTGCCGGCCCAGACCAGCTTCGGGAAGAGGTTGGCCGGCGAGCGCGAGCGCGTAACCCCGAAGGCGTGCGCGAACGGGACGTCGTCGGCTACCCGCGCGTGCAGCAGCCACCACATGCACCCGCCGTTCAACGGCTCCTGCGGGTGGCGCGTGCGGAAGTTCGGCTCGTCGGAACCCTCGGTGGCCCACCAGTTGAGCAGGTAGTTCACCCGCGCGGGCTGGAGCGCCAGCGCCGCGTAGTACCCGCCGTGCTGGGGCGAGTTGGAGGGATTCGGCTGGTTCACCCGTTCGGCGAAGCGGGACTGGCGCGCGGCCACGTAGCCGAACTTCAGGTACGCGTCGCCACCCAGGCTGATCGTCGCGTGGATCGGATCGCCGGTGGTGCTGCGCCAGACCAGCGCCCCGTTCGCCACGCTGAAGAGCTCGGCGAAGCGCTGATACGTGTTCGGCAGGACCGGCACCACCTGGCGCTGGACCCGCCGCTCGGCCGTACCCGCGTTCACGGTGCGAATCGGCAGCCCGAACTCGCGCGCGTACTGCTGCGTGAGCTCGGCGAGGCGACCGCGGCCCTGACCGCGGGCCTCGCCCCAGCCGCTGAACGTGACAGCGCACGCGGCGCCTCCCAGGAGAAGCAGGCGTCTGGCGGTCTGCAAGGCGGGTCGGGACATGGGACCTCCGCCCTCGGCCTTCGCAACTCGCGTGCCGGACCTTCGGACGGCTCCACCTCGCCTTGACGCGCACTTGACGGCCCGACGACCCGGTCGGGTCACCGATTTCTCGTCGGGGTCTTTGGGATTCGGAGCCGCGAGGAAGGGTCGGCCGAGGAGACGAGCTACTGCCCGCCGGCTACTGCCTACCGCGCGAGCCGCACGGGGTTCCTCGCGAAGCGGTCTCGGAGCGCGTCGAGCGCCTCGACGACGAGGCCCGAGGCCCGCGCCCTGGCCTGAGCGATCAGCCCGGGGGTCGCGGGAGCATCCACCACCAGCAGCCCATTCGAGGCCGCCTGGCGGACGTCGCCGCCGTGCTTCACGAAGGCCGCGACCAGCGCGCGGGCCGACGTCTCACGCACGGCCTGCTCCTCGCCCTTCGCCCACGCCCCCGAGGTTCGCCACGCGCCGGAGTTGCCGGCCTCCGCCAGGGCCTTGACCAGGACCTTCGCCCGCTCGGGATCCTCTTCCGCAGCGAGAACCTTCGCGAGCGCCTGCGTCGAGCGCAGACGCCGACAGCTCCCCATTCCCGAGTAGACCGCCATCCGTCGGGCCCCCTGCTCGCGCCCAGCCCGATCGAGCAACAGCGCCACGGAGGCATCGTCCCCGAGGCGTCCAAGGGCCTCCGCCACCGCGCGCACGAGCAGCGTCTCCGGCGCGAGCCAGAGCGCGGCGAGCACGGGCCGCGCACGCGCGTCCCGGATCGTGCCCACGGCCTCGACGAGCCCGAGTCGCAGCGCGAGCCACGCCGAGGCGTTCAGCTCCCCGCGGGGAGCCGCCTGGACCGCGAGCATCTCCAGCATCGGCCAGAGCGCCGTCGGGCCGATGGCCTTGAGCAGAGGAGAGATGGGAGCCACCGCGCCCCGCTTCCGCTGGTCGAGGCGGGCCACGTTCTTCCGCACGGCAGCCACCTGGGCGAACGCCTCCGGCTGCGTCCGCCGTGCCCGGGCGATCTCCGCGCGGAGCGCCGCCCAGTCGCGCGGCCCGAGGTCCTCCGGGCCAATCATCAGTCCCCGCGCCTGTGCCGAAGCCGCCACGCACGGGAGCAGTACCAAGGTCGCCATTCGAAGTGCACGCGTCATCGGCCGCTCTCCCACCACTTGGCGCTCGGAATGGCCCGCGCCGTGTTCGTCGCGCAGTGAACCTCGCCCATGTTCCGGTGGTAGAGGTCCCAATTCTCGAGCCACTTGACCGCGACGCCGTGGGCCGCGAGAGCCTTCTCCATCTGGTCCTTGAAAACGTCGGTGCCGTCCACGACCGGACCGTGCGTCTCCGGAGCGATCACCGTGCCGTCCTTCACGTAGAAGAGGTTCACGGTGCCCGGCTGGTAGGCGACCGACAGGGCCGCCACGGGGTAGTGCAAGAACGGCAGCCGCACGATCTCGTCCTCGGTGAGTCCGGTCTCCTTCTTGAGGATCGCCAGCTGCGCATCTACCTCGGCGATGGCCTTCGTGGTCTCGGACATCACCTCGGTGTCGTTCAGGACCTGGTCCACCGACACCTCGGCCGGGACCTGCTGGTAGGTCCGCTCGTCGATCCAGTAGCGCCCCGTGAAGAGCTTCGCCCCGCCCTGCCCTTTCGTTTTGAGATCCTGCAGCATCTTCACCGCCATCGCTGGGTCGTTCACGATCAGCACCCACCCGCGAGGCGAGCCCGCCTTCTTCACGTAGGACAGCGTCTCGTCCACGTGCCCGACGAGCAGCCACGACGTGTCGAGATAGATCGCCGGCTGCACCTTCTGCGAGGTCAGCATCGTGTCGAACGACCGATCGATGTGGAAGGTCGGGATGCTCCCCTGGATGCGGCGTCCCATCGGGTACGACGCGCCGTCCATCGCGTACGGGGGCACCACCTCCAGATTGCCTGTGGAGTTGAGCGACTGCATGTCCTCCGGGGTGCTCTCGTCCACCTGCTGGATCGCCGCCACGTCCTTGGTGCGCATCTCAAAGACCACCCGCCCCGCCGAGCGTAGGTAGCGCTTGCCCGTCATGGTCATCTCGACATTGGCCGACCGGAGCGCCACGCGCACCACGTGCTGTTCCCCGCCCGCCTTGGGCATCGACATGTAGCCGGTCTCGAAGAAGTCCTGCGTCCAGAGGTCGCTGACTCTGATCTCGACGTGCGCAGGCCCGAGGCCCACGCCCGCGAGGAGGCCGGCCAGATCCTTGGTGAAGGCGGCCGACTCCGGGTCCCCCGGAACAGAGGTGACGTAGGTCGTCACCGGCTCAGTGAGGTGATGGAAGGTGATCACCGGCGCGACGCGGAGGCGCACGGTGTCAGAGCCCTTCAGCGGCGCCTTCCCGGCGCCCGCGGCGGGCGACTCCACTTCCAGCGTGACGTCCACAAACCCGTCCCAGACGCTCGCGTCGCGCACGATGTCCTTGGCCTCGATCCGGAGCTCCAGGCCCTGCCGCAGGTCGGCCTGCGACAGCTTCTCCTGCGCGGGGTTGAACAGCGCGTAGCTCCCTCCGCCCGTGGCGCGAAAGAGCCGCACCCTCGAGGAGGCGGCATCGGAGATCACGAGCTTGCCCGTCGCCTGCGCGGGGGCCTTCGGCCAGGGGGCGACCTTGATCGTGGCCAGGTCCGCCAGGTCGTCCGGCCCGTTCACCTCCTCGTCGGCGGCGTCGTGGCACGCCGCCAGCTCGTCGTCGGGGGTCGACCTCGAGTAGGTGCAGCGCGACGTGTCGTCGTCGAGGTTCGCCAGGAAGATGGCGCCGTGCTTGCCGTCCCACGTCTCCTCGTCCTTGTCGTCGGCGGGATCGTCGAGCTTCACCACCCCGTCGCGGTTCACGTCGGCGCGGATGTCGACCACCGGCTGGTTCGGGTCGGGGGGAATCTTGGCGTCGGGGCGAACCGGCGCCGCGTCGTGGACCACCTGACCCGCGTCCGCCCCCGGTTGATTCGTACTCTGTGGGTTCCCGCACCCCCCGAAGACCAGCGCCGTGGCGAGGGGAAGCCACCAGGCACCGACTGCTCTTCTCGACATCGCATCTCCTTCATGAGGACCAACTCGAAGCTGCTGCCTTCGGCCTGCGAGACTATGCATCGACTCACGGGCCTTGCAAGCACTGGGCGTGTTCGGCAGGATGGCGCCGCCAAACGACGGACCACGAGGCGGACCATGTGCGGTGTCATCGGACTCATCTACAGCGAAGAGCGGTCGGACCTCGGACGCGTGGCGGCCGAGCTCCTCAAGACGCTCGAGTACCGCGGGTACGACTCCACGGGAGCGGCGATCCAGGGTTCGGGGCCCGTGCACCTGGCCAAGGGGGTCGGCGCACCGTCGGTGATGGTGCACCAGCTCGGCATCGCGAAGCTCGGCGGCCAGATCCTGTGCGGACAGGTGCGCTGGGCCACCTTCGGCGCGGTGGACGAGCTCAACGCGCAGCCTCACCTCGTGCGCTGCAAGACGGAGATCTACGGCGCGCACAACGGCAACGTCACGAACTGCGACGACCTCAAGACCTGGCTCACCTCGGAAGGTCACCGCGTGGCGTCGGACAACGACGGCGAGATGGTCGTGCATACCGTCGAGCACTACTTCGCGCAGGCGCTCGCCACCTTGCCCGCCGACCGACTCCTCGACCCGGCGACCCGCCGCGAGCAGATGCGGACCGCCATCCTCGCGGCCGCGCCGCGCCTGCGCGGGTCCTACGCCGCGGTGGTCGTGGACCCCGTCTCCCGCTGCCTCTGGTCGATCAAACAGGGCTCCAGCCTCTACTTCGGGCACGGCACGGACGAGAGCGGCGCGCGTTTCACGATCTCGTCCTCCGACCTCTCGGCCGTGCTGAAGCTGACGCGCGTGCTCGTCCCGCTCGCCGAGGGCGAGTTCGTGGAGCACGACGCCGTCGGCTACCAGGTCTATCGCGCGACCGACCTGCGCGGTGGGGGCGAGATTCGAGCCGGTCAACCGCTCGAGCGCAAGGCGGTGCGCAGCCGGCTGCGCGTGAAGGACACGGTGCTGGTCCCTCCCTTCTCGACCTTCATGGAGCAGGAGATTGCGGCGCAGGAGCGCACCTGCGCCGACGTCGTGACCACCTTCCGCGGCGGAACGGAGGCGGTGCGCGTGCTCTCGCCCTACCTCCGCGCGACGCCGGAAGCGGACCTCGCCGCGCTGGCCGAGGGCCTCGAGTCGCTCCGTTCGGCCCACGACGACGCCGCCCTCCGCCGGGGCTTTCGCGCGCTCGTGGACTCCCCCCCCTTGTCCGCGCTGCTCGGTCGCGTCCCCGTCGAGGTGAAGGCGCAAGGGAGCGACGCGCCGCCGGAGCAGCTCGCCTCGCGCCTCGTGTCGTCCGAGGCCGGTTTGCTCGCGGACCTGCTCGTCGGTGCGCGCGGAACGGACGACCTCATCGCGGTGCGACTGCTGGACGTGATCGTCGAGCTCCGCGATGTGGAGTCCTTTGCCGAGGCGGTCGACCGCTTCGTCGCCACCTGCGGAACTGCGCTGGCGGGTCGCGGGCGCCTGCTCGCCGTCTGCTGCGGCAGCTCGTATCACGCCGCGAAGGCCGGCGCGCTCTTCTTCAACGAGGTGGCGCGCTGCGAGGTCGTCCCCGTCCTGCCGGGCGAGTTCCGAGGAGGGCACCTCCGCTCGCTCGCCGA
Coding sequences within it:
- a CDS encoding HEAT repeat domain-containing protein, which translates into the protein MIGPEDLGPRDWAALRAEIARARRTQPEAFAQVAAVRKNVARLDQRKRGAVAPISPLLKAIGPTALWPMLEMLAVQAAPRGELNASAWLALRLGLVEAVGTIRDARARPVLAALWLAPETLLVRAVAEALGRLGDDASVALLLDRAGREQGARRMAVYSGMGSCRRLRSTQALAKVLAAEEDPERAKVLVKALAEAGNSGAWRTSGAWAKGEEQAVRETSARALVAAFVKHGGDVRQAASNGLLVVDAPATPGLIAQARARASGLVVEALDALRDRFARNPVRLAR
- a CDS encoding protein-arginine deiminase; translated protein: MSRRAVGAWWLPLATALVFGGCGNPQSTNQPGADAGQVVHDAAPVRPDAKIPPDPNQPVVDIRADVNRDGVVKLDDPADDKDEETWDGKHGAIFLANLDDDTSRCTYSRSTPDDELAACHDAADEEVNGPDDLADLATIKVAPWPKAPAQATGKLVISDAASSRVRLFRATGGGSYALFNPAQEKLSQADLRQGLELRIEAKDIVRDASVWDGFVDVTLEVESPAAGAGKAPLKGSDTVRLRVAPVITFHHLTEPVTTYVTSVPGDPESAAFTKDLAGLLAGVGLGPAHVEIRVSDLWTQDFFETGYMSMPKAGGEQHVVRVALRSANVEMTMTGKRYLRSAGRVVFEMRTKDVAAIQQVDESTPEDMQSLNSTGNLEVVPPYAMDGASYPMGRRIQGSIPTFHIDRSFDTMLTSQKVQPAIYLDTSWLLVGHVDETLSYVKKAGSPRGWVLIVNDPAMAVKMLQDLKTKGQGGAKLFTGRYWIDERTYQQVPAEVSVDQVLNDTEVMSETTKAIAEVDAQLAILKKETGLTEDEIVRLPFLHYPVAALSVAYQPGTVNLFYVKDGTVIAPETHGPVVDGTDVFKDQMEKALAAHGVAVKWLENWDLYHRNMGEVHCATNTARAIPSAKWWESGR
- the cysK gene encoding cysteine synthase A; translated protein: MNVASSIADLIGRTPLVRLNRLTEGCHAEVVAKLESFNPCSSVKDRIGLAMIEAAERDGRLSRDMRILEPTSGNTGIALAFVAAAKGYRCTLVMPETMSLERRKLLKIFGAELVLTPGAEGMPGAIRKAQEMADADRTYFMPQQFKNPANPDVHRKTTAEEIWKDTDGKVDFLISGVGTGGTITGVAEVIKPRRPSFKAIAVEPTGSPVLSGGAPGPHKIQGIGAGFVPEILRMDLVDEVIQVGHEDAGQFARRLAKEEGILAGISSGAAVWAAVQVARRPENKGKLIVTVLPSTGERYLSTWLFEDA
- a CDS encoding serine acetyltransferase → MRSAEETHEPVPSRDGVVHLVEALRAVLFPGYFGTAEARPATLRYHLGYTLDRVQRNLRLQVRRGLAFSCQEPYDPKRCDERAQEVTHTFLARLPEVQRLLGLDVEAAFQGDPAAPSPAEIIFCYPGLLAITNYRIAHELQRLGVPLLPRMIAEHAHSITGIDIHPGATIGERFFIDHGTGVVIGETAVIGERVRLYQGVTLGAKSFPADEKGHLVKGIPRHPIIEDDVIIYAGATVLGRITVGRGTVVGGNVWLTRSVPPGSRVAMQAPRDSSFESGDGI
- a CDS encoding SIS domain-containing protein, giving the protein MCGVIGLIYSEERSDLGRVAAELLKTLEYRGYDSTGAAIQGSGPVHLAKGVGAPSVMVHQLGIAKLGGQILCGQVRWATFGAVDELNAQPHLVRCKTEIYGAHNGNVTNCDDLKTWLTSEGHRVASDNDGEMVVHTVEHYFAQALATLPADRLLDPATRREQMRTAILAAAPRLRGSYAAVVVDPVSRCLWSIKQGSSLYFGHGTDESGARFTISSSDLSAVLKLTRVLVPLAEGEFVEHDAVGYQVYRATDLRGGGEIRAGQPLERKAVRSRLRVKDTVLVPPFSTFMEQEIAAQERTCADVVTTFRGGTEAVRVLSPYLRATPEADLAALAEGLESLRSAHDDAALRRGFRALVDSPPLSALLGRVPVEVKAQGSDAPPEQLASRLVSSEAGLLADLLVGARGTDDLIAVRLLDVIVELRDVESFAEAVDRFVATCGTALAGRGRLLAVCCGSSYHAAKAGALFFNEVARCEVVPVLPGEFRGGHLRSLADGDVVMAISQSGETKDLIDIMNDVAASGRVVTRIALVNNVNSTLAQEKSDVIIPLRCGPEIAVPATKSFMNQLTVLYALALRLGQRRAADLPEGPERAAFQQELAARWEKLPRLPELIRETLHATEAEVDVAARLLYLRPSIQILATRITAVAKEGALKVREVVLNHTEGFEGSEFKHGPNTILGFNTIFGPAQLESLLKKLGATQERLLLEGGARGLPPAALGRLVRAAAEQLFSGASAELTLEDAERRLLHAELEEAALTKELYADYPLIYVTGPDPRDVALTVSQLNTHKIRGSTTVVIAEDHPELRQAAGKAPTNNPAYRSVYVALPRTEDPLLTVFSATVVLQRLALKMSLLKAEHLDRLGIAEHGVHPDVPKNVSKSITVD